From Ochotona princeps isolate mOchPri1 chromosome X, mOchPri1.hap1, whole genome shotgun sequence, one genomic window encodes:
- the POU3F4 gene encoding POU domain, class 3, transcription factor 4 — MATAASNPYSILSSSSLVHADSAGMQQGSPFRNPQKLLQSDYLQGVPSNGHPLGHHWVTSLSDGGPWSSTLAASPLDQQDVKPGREDLQLGAIIHHRSPHVAHHSPHANHPNAWGASPAPNPSITSSGQPLNVYSQPGFTVSGMLEHGALTPPPPAASTQSLHPVLREPPDHNELGSHHCQDHSDEETPTSDELEQFAKQFKQRRIKLGFTQADVGLALGTLYGNVFSQTTICRFEALQLSFKNMCKLKPLLNKWLEEADSSTGSPTSIDKIAAQGRKRKKRTSIEVSVKGVLETHFLKCPKPAAQEISSLADSLQLEKEVVRVWFCNRRQKEKRMTPPGDQQPHEVYSHTVKTDTSCHDL, encoded by the coding sequence atggccacagctgcctcGAATCCCTACAGCATtctcagttccagctccctggtccatGCGGACTCTGCGGGCATGCAGCAGGGGAGTCCTTTCCGCAACCCTCAGAAACTTCTCCAAAGTGATTACTTGCAGGGAGTTCCCAGCAATGGGCATCCCCTCGGGCATCACTGGGTGACCAGTCTGAGCGACGGGGGTCCGTGGTCCTCCACACTGGCCGCTAGCCCCCTGGACCAGCAGGACGTGAAGCCCGGGCGCGAAGACCTGCAGCTGGGTGCGATCATCCATCACCGCTCTCCACACGTAGCCCATCACTCGCCTCACGCTAACCATCCGAATGCCTGGGGGGCGAGCCCGGCTCCAAACCCGTCCATCACATCAAGCGGTCAACCTCTCAACGTGTACTCGCAACCGGGTTTTACGGTGAGCGGCATGTTGGAGCACGGCGCACTCACCCCGCCGCCGCCAGCCGCATCTACGCAGAGCCTGCACCCGGTGCTCCGGGAACCTCCGGACCACAACGAATTGGGCTCCCATCACTGCCAGGACCACTCGGACGAGGAGACTCCAACATCGGATGAGTTGGAACAGTTCGCCAAACAATTCAAACAAAGAAGAATCAAGTTGGGCTTCACGCAAGCCGACGTGGGGCTGGCGCTGGGCACACTGTACGGCAACGTGTTTTCGCAGACCACCATCTGCAGGTTTGAGGCCTTGCAATTAAGCTTCAAGAATATGTGCAAGCTGAAGCCTCTGCTAAACAAGTGGCTGGAGGAGGCAGATTCGTCCACTGGGAGTCCGACCAGCATTGACAAGATCGCCGCTCAGGGCCGCAAGCGCAAGAAGCGAACCTCTATCGAGGTGAGTGTCAAGGGCGTGCTGGAGACCCATTTCCTCAAGTGTCCCAAGCCTGCCGCGCAGGAGATCTCCTCGCTGGCAGACAGCCTCCAGTTGGAGAAAGAAGTGGTGCGTGTCTGGTTCTGTAATcgaagacaaaaagagaaaagaatgactCCACCAGGGGATCAGCAGCCGCACGAGGTTTATTCGCACACCGTGAAAACAGACACGTCCTGCCACGATCTCTGA